One Pirellulales bacterium DNA window includes the following coding sequences:
- a CDS encoding sigma-70 family RNA polymerase sigma factor gives MSGMPPSASALSGSTSSSLIVRAIAHDRDAWRRLSALYGPLVYRWARQANLQSQDAADVVQEVFGSVAANLARFHGDRPGDSFRGWLWTIARNKVRDHYRRLAARQEQDGSAAQTRLLEAAAPTDDTSIPVAGANIDLAHRLLSLVEGDFEPRTWQAFWRTAVDGLAAREAAEQLGMTVGSVYMAKSRVLARLRDELSGLIDEG, from the coding sequence ATGAGCGGTATGCCGCCTTCCGCCAGCGCACTGTCTGGTTCGACGTCGTCGAGCCTGATCGTTCGCGCCATCGCGCACGACCGCGACGCCTGGCGCCGCCTCTCGGCCCTGTACGGCCCGCTGGTTTATCGCTGGGCGCGGCAGGCCAACTTGCAGTCGCAAGACGCGGCCGACGTCGTGCAAGAGGTCTTTGGCAGCGTCGCCGCAAATCTGGCCCGTTTCCACGGCGATCGGCCCGGCGACAGCTTTCGCGGCTGGCTCTGGACCATCGCCCGCAACAAGGTGCGCGACCATTACCGCCGTCTTGCCGCGCGACAAGAACAGGACGGCAGCGCCGCCCAGACCCGTTTGCTCGAAGCCGCCGCCCCGACCGACGACACCTCGATACCCGTTGCGGGGGCGAACATCGACCTGGCCCATCGTCTCTTGTCGCTGGTCGAGGGCGACTTCGAGCCGCGCACCTGGCAGGCCTTTTGGCGGACCGCGGTGGATGGTCTGGCGGCGCGCGAGGCGGCGGAACAACTCGGCATGACGGTCGGGTCCGTCTACATGGCCAAAAGCCGCGTGCTGGCCCGCCTTCGAGACGAGCTGTCGGGGCTCATCGACGAGGGATGA
- a CDS encoding SUMF1/EgtB/PvdO family nonheme iron enzyme, which yields MPVATCPDHDSLRDFHLGKLPLADAQQIAEHLDACPACQASIETIGDSHDTLVHSLRQEPVTRFDGEPDLQKALAAVEALGTRLHSQTASGESGKPIGDEALGTLRDYHLLEKLGEGGMGTVYKARHQRLKRTVALKLLPQDRTRDKRAVARFEREMEAVGKLEHPNIVRALDAGEHDGTHYLVMEYVDGLDLSHVVKGHGPLAVADACELVRQTAAGLQSAHEHALVHRDVKPSNLMLTAAGQVKVLDLGLALLLAEQPGGDELTGTSQMMGTADYCAPEQVGDSHTVDIRADIYSLGCTLYKLLTGHAPFSGQQFDTAMKKLMAHISQPVRPVRELRPDVPQGLAAVLDRMLAKQPAARYSTPAEVLMAIAPFAAGSDLSKLFAQTSQPIRPAVTPTTSETTPHLSSALTGTRPGAGSQGAASFADSATQAYIGNRPPRRSLKIAAAAAAFVLLAGVVIVIKNRKGEVVATVEVKPSDEGEQATADTEPSDSVGNGVPSGPRGVPRTSQAADKVAPTLRGGDSVAEGDRLALPSRSAGSTVAPATAASASRLARLPAADGAWPPDAPPPAVAPFDEDQARKHQQAWADHLNLPLEHTNSIGMKFILIPPGEFSMGSTPEEIEETLKGVDPNDKLWQECIKSEAPQHKVVLTRPFYLGVHEVTQKEYEAVMGTNPSYFTKTNPDEKVVKQVADLETANHPVEVVSWNDAAEFCAKLSKQEEMKPFYFRAGETVTPLKGTGYRLPTEAEWEFACRAGTTTRFWIGDREQDLVSAGWYGSNSGGRTHEAGELGENPFGVFDVHGNVWEWVEDAWEPMFYKRFLDKPAVNPTCPFSAGARRVIRGGSWNYDASSCRSAFRYAFDPTYRPYNIGFRVVLVAASLRASR from the coding sequence ATGCCAGTCGCCACCTGCCCCGACCACGATTCCTTGCGTGATTTCCATCTCGGCAAGCTGCCGCTGGCCGACGCCCAGCAGATCGCCGAACATCTGGACGCTTGCCCCGCCTGCCAGGCCAGCATTGAAACCATTGGCGATTCGCACGATACGCTCGTCCACAGCTTGCGGCAGGAGCCGGTCACCCGCTTCGACGGCGAACCTGATTTGCAAAAAGCCTTGGCGGCCGTCGAGGCGCTGGGCACGCGGTTGCACTCGCAAACCGCTTCGGGCGAGAGCGGCAAGCCCATCGGCGACGAGGCGCTCGGCACCCTGCGCGACTATCACCTCTTGGAAAAACTGGGCGAGGGCGGTATGGGAACCGTCTATAAGGCCCGCCATCAACGGCTCAAGAGGACCGTGGCCCTCAAGCTGCTGCCGCAAGACCGCACCCGCGACAAACGGGCGGTTGCCCGCTTCGAACGCGAGATGGAAGCCGTCGGCAAGCTGGAGCACCCCAACATCGTCCGCGCGCTCGACGCCGGCGAACACGACGGCACCCACTACCTGGTGATGGAATACGTCGACGGGCTCGACCTCTCGCACGTGGTCAAAGGGCATGGCCCATTGGCCGTGGCCGACGCTTGCGAATTGGTCCGCCAGACCGCCGCCGGCCTGCAATCCGCCCACGAACACGCCCTGGTGCATCGCGACGTGAAGCCCTCGAACCTGATGCTCACCGCCGCCGGGCAAGTGAAGGTGCTCGATCTTGGCCTCGCCCTGCTTCTGGCGGAGCAGCCCGGCGGCGACGAGCTCACCGGCACCAGCCAGATGATGGGCACGGCCGACTATTGCGCGCCCGAACAGGTCGGCGACAGCCACACGGTCGACATTCGGGCAGACATCTACAGCCTCGGCTGCACGCTCTACAAGCTGCTCACGGGCCACGCTCCCTTCAGCGGCCAGCAGTTCGACACGGCGATGAAGAAGCTGATGGCGCATATTTCACAGCCCGTGCGTCCGGTCCGCGAGCTTCGGCCCGACGTGCCGCAGGGGTTGGCCGCCGTGCTCGACCGAATGCTGGCCAAGCAACCCGCGGCGCGTTACTCCACGCCCGCCGAAGTCTTAATGGCGATCGCCCCTTTCGCCGCCGGCAGCGATCTGAGCAAACTCTTCGCCCAGACGTCGCAGCCGATCAGGCCGGCCGTCACTCCGACGACGAGCGAGACGACGCCGCACCTCAGTTCCGCGCTGACCGGCACTCGCCCGGGCGCCGGGTCGCAAGGCGCCGCCAGCTTCGCGGACTCCGCCACCCAGGCGTACATTGGCAATCGGCCGCCGCGTCGCAGCCTCAAGATCGCCGCCGCGGCCGCCGCCTTCGTATTGCTGGCCGGCGTCGTGATTGTCATCAAGAACCGCAAAGGCGAGGTGGTCGCGACGGTCGAAGTGAAGCCCAGCGACGAAGGCGAGCAGGCGACCGCCGACACCGAGCCGAGCGATTCTGTAGGGAACGGGGTGCCCTCTGGGCCCCGTGGCGTTCCGCGCACTTCGCAAGCCGCCGACAAAGTAGCTCCGACACTCCGTGGCGGAGATTCGGTCGCCGAAGGCGACCGGCTGGCGCTCCCGTCACGGAGTGCCGGGTCTACAGTGGCTCCTGCGACCGCGGCGAGCGCCTCGCGCCTCGCCCGCCTGCCCGCCGCCGATGGCGCATGGCCGCCCGACGCGCCGCCACCGGCCGTCGCTCCCTTCGACGAAGACCAGGCCCGAAAGCACCAGCAGGCCTGGGCCGACCACCTCAACCTGCCGCTGGAACACACCAACTCCATCGGCATGAAGTTCATCCTTATTCCGCCCGGCGAGTTCAGCATGGGCAGCACGCCCGAAGAGATCGAAGAGACACTCAAGGGGGTGGATCCCAATGACAAACTTTGGCAAGAGTGCATCAAGAGCGAAGCGCCACAACACAAGGTCGTGCTCACCCGGCCGTTCTACCTCGGCGTACACGAGGTGACGCAGAAAGAGTACGAAGCCGTGATGGGCACGAACCCCTCCTATTTTACTAAGACCAATCCCGACGAGAAGGTCGTGAAGCAAGTGGCCGACCTCGAAACCGCGAACCATCCCGTCGAAGTGGTGAGCTGGAACGACGCGGCGGAGTTCTGCGCCAAACTGAGCAAGCAAGAGGAGATGAAGCCGTTTTACTTCCGCGCCGGCGAAACGGTCACGCCGTTGAAAGGGACCGGCTATCGGCTACCCACGGAGGCCGAGTGGGAGTTCGCCTGCCGCGCCGGCACGACCACCAGGTTCTGGATCGGCGACAGAGAGCAAGATCTGGTCTCGGCCGGCTGGTACGGCTCGAACAGCGGCGGACGCACCCACGAAGCCGGGGAGCTGGGCGAAAATCCGTTCGGGGTATTCGATGTGCATGGCAACGTGTGGGAATGGGTCGAGGATGCGTGGGAGCCGATGTTCTATAAGCGGTTCCTGGACAAGCCCGCGGTCAACCCAACTTGCCCATTTTCCGCCGGTGCGCGGCGTGTGATTCGCGGCGGCAGTTGGAACTACGACGCGTCCTCCTGTCGCTCCGCCTTCCGCTACGCCTTCGACCCGACGTACCGCCCCTACAACATCGGATTCCGTGTCGTGCTGGTGGCTGCGTCCTTGCGTGCCAGTCGTTGA
- a CDS encoding four helix bundle protein translates to MPAPDTPLFVKTHDFLLWLIQRTQRFPKNLRQSYTLKLETAAFEFQEAILMANAVRGAERSSWLARADGKLVCLRALLRLAYDLKLLAGTQSEHACQRVDELGRLLGAWKKGTDRKAPVRSV, encoded by the coding sequence ATGCCCGCTCCCGATACACCGCTTTTTGTGAAGACGCACGACTTTCTGTTGTGGCTCATCCAGCGCACCCAGAGGTTTCCAAAGAACCTGCGGCAGTCATACACTCTGAAGCTTGAGACGGCGGCCTTCGAGTTTCAGGAGGCGATTCTGATGGCCAACGCCGTGCGCGGCGCCGAGCGTTCGAGTTGGCTGGCGCGGGCCGACGGCAAGCTGGTGTGTCTTCGCGCCTTGCTGCGGCTGGCGTATGATCTCAAGCTGCTGGCGGGCACGCAAAGCGAGCATGCCTGCCAGCGTGTGGATGAGCTCGGGCGCCTGTTAGGCGCCTGGAAAAAGGGGACGGACCGCAAAGCGCCGGTGCGCAGCGTGTGA
- a CDS encoding Imm15 family immunity protein, producing MAGMTDRFEDAFRELFRRRELDDYAVFSASDYCDEVPLYARFDEISFLHALPTDQANAVLLRAGLDYLDSLVAQAHSPAPFVAALTIWDDGDADPIVPRIFVCNDIDKHELRRNLVLEAPRTSFARRIAKLIETVWPGRFEVFEDDETCPDALRVVVSHKVPARERQIALSSFGKDLAVR from the coding sequence ATGGCAGGTATGACCGACCGGTTCGAAGATGCCTTTCGAGAACTGTTCCGACGGCGAGAGCTCGACGACTACGCCGTTTTTTCCGCAAGCGACTATTGCGACGAAGTACCACTCTACGCGCGCTTTGATGAAATCTCGTTCTTGCACGCCCTGCCCACCGACCAGGCGAATGCGGTCTTGCTGCGGGCCGGGCTGGATTACCTTGACTCGCTCGTCGCGCAGGCCCATTCACCGGCGCCGTTTGTCGCCGCGTTGACGATCTGGGACGACGGCGACGCCGATCCAATCGTGCCCCGGATCTTTGTTTGCAACGATATCGACAAGCACGAACTTCGCCGCAACCTCGTGCTCGAAGCTCCGCGAACGTCGTTCGCTCGAAGAATCGCCAAGCTTATTGAAACCGTTTGGCCCGGCAGGTTCGAAGTCTTCGAGGACGATGAAACGTGCCCCGATGCCCTCCGGGTCGTCGTCAGCCACAAAGTTCCCGCGCGCGAGCGACAGATCGCTCTATCGTCTTTCGGCAAAGACCTGGCCGTGAGGTAA